The genome window GCAATCAAAGGATAACGAATGTCACCAATTCCGCCTTCTTTCCTAGATGTCTTCTTCCAAGCAAGATGTGAATATTCACTGTCGATAGAGACACCCAAAACTTCAGCACCCAATTTTTTGAATTCGTCCAACTTTGTGTCATAATCAATGATTTCAGTTGGGCATACAAAAGTAAAATCCAATGGATAGAAAAACAATACAACCCATTTCCCTTTGTATTCTGATAATTTGATTTCTTTGAAAGATTCTCCAATTACGGCAGTTGCCTTAAATTCTGGAGCTTGCGATGTTACTTGCGGCATATATTTCCTCTTAATATTTAGACTAGTTCTATTAGTTAGACTCTAGCCGCCTTTGGCCATAAGAAATTTCTCCATAAATTCGGTGATATCCCGAATGTTACGGTTGATCATTTTTCTCATTTCCGGAGGGATATTTTGGGATTTTATAACCCGGTAGTAATTTAAGGCATTCTTTAGCATTTTCCTGCGAGCAAATTCTTGAGCTTTCATTAACATCGGTTTGTATTTAAAGTATGAATATTCCATGATCGAGTAATTTTTAGATAAGCGAAAGCCATGTGGAATTTTACCGAAGTCATAGGTAAGAGTCAAGAATGGAGCATCATCAACTTCTGGGGGTTTGAGCTCGAGGACACCATGGAGAATTTTTTCGGGTTCCTGTTCTTCCTCTTTCGGGTCAAGCTCACCTAGTTGTTCGTCTAAGTCGCCATCGACAATTTCAATATCAGGTGAATCTACATCATCCAGATCCGGCTCGCCCATCGGACGAGGCATACCATCAGGAGTTCGACCATCCAATTGAAAATCTTCGGGATCAGGTAGACCAATCGACGGAAGTCCAGCTATTTCTTGCGGTAGCTCATCCTTCGTTTCTGGTTTTTCATGATCAAATGCTTGTGGCAGATCCAGATTTGAGACAGGGCTATCTGGCGTTGTTTTGAAATTCTCAGGTTCCGGAAGTTGGATCTCATCTCCAGGATTCTGAGTAGGTAGAACTCCTGTAGATGGATCAGGTAATTTGCTCTCGTCTATGGAATCATGTATTTTCTGAGTGATCGGATCAGGAAGATCAATAGTACTAAGCTCAATTGCTTCAGGTGTTAGCTTAAAAAGTTTTCCATCTTCACGAGTAAATTCTTCCGGATCAGGAAGATTGATATCTGGTAGGTCTTCAGGTATCGGAGATGGTGGATAATAAGGTTCTAAACTATCCGAAAGGCTTCCATCAGGTTTAGGGCTTTTTTTATTTTGTTGCTGCTTCTTTTCTTCTGCTTTGCGCTTAAGATACTCTTCTCTTTCTTTGAATAGATCTTGTTTACGTCTATCATCACCTGATCTGCGATCTTTACGGTTGAGTCCAGATCGCCTATCTTTTCTTATGCGGCGTTCTAAACCCGATCGCCTATCAACCAATGGCAAGTCTTTGAATTTATCCCACTCGCGAGTAAAGAAGGTATCCTCTGGTAAATCCATTGGACCATCTGGTGAATCATCCGTAAGCGTATCTGGTGGAATAAATTCTACCTCATCTGACTCTTTTGAAGGAGCAAATGATTCTGGCCCTGTGTTGCGGTCGGCATAAGAAGTAGGCTTGCTTGGTTGTTGAATACTACTAGGAGGAGAACTCGGACTGCCACCTACTACTTGATAGACGATTGGTGCAGGAAAATATCCTGGAGGAAGTTGCCTTTCAAAACTTGGAGCTTGAGCTCCAGCGGACATTGTGTCCGATCCTGGTTGCTGTGGAGCAATAGGTTGTGTTGGATAAGGAATATAAATTGGAGTTCCAGAAATAGCTTGGCCTGGACTTCCACCGCTCGGCTGTCCACCAGGTAAATAATCTCCCGGGTCTTGAGATCCTCCCATGGAAGGTGGTGAAGCCATACCTGAAGGCATTGGAGGATAGAATCCTCTTTGCAGAGATTCAGAAAGTGCTTCTGCTATCTCTCGAATAGCTTCTGCTAAATCACGGAGTGGAATGGGACCTGAAGGAAATTGTCCTGATGCGGAATCGTCATCCCAATCTTCATTATTGATTGCTTCTTGTCTTTGATTGTAACCTTTTAGATCCTCAATATTCTGAATGAGTTTTTTCTTAATTTCTTCGTCTGGAATTCTTGCTTCCGTTCTCTGATAGATCTCCAAAGCACCAGAAACATTTTCTTTCTCAACTAAGGCTTCCGCATTGAGAAGCGGTCTTCTATGATGCGAATATTTTGAGTTTTTGCTAATGATGTCATCGGCTGAATGTGTGACTTGCGGTTTGGATGTGCGGGATCGTTCATTGGAGCCTGATTCGTTGGAATCCGATGAGCCGTAATTTCCGAGTGGCAGGTTTTCAGGCTGGTCTTTGTTAGAATTGCGGTTTGGTTGCGAATTGGATTTTGAAGATTGTTCATAGTTACCGCTATTGGATCCATTTCTACCAGAAGAATCCGAGATATTACGATCCGATCCTGAATCCTTATTGGGATTCTTGGAAGTTGGTTCACGTAAAGCAGTATAAAGACCCGCTCCCGCACCAGAGAGTCCGAGGAGTAATAAAAGTGCGGTTAACATAACTATCTACTATCTATCATCGTGAATTAAGACACCCTTTCTTGATACATTCAAGCTAAAATCTGCTTGACAGAAGCCTTCATTCCCAGAAATATGAAAAAATATGAAGGCAGTCGCTAAGAAAAACATGAGTTTTGGTTCCAGTCCAGATAATCAGGATGGTCTACAGTTGAAAATCACCTTCGACGAAGACACAAAGACAGCTTATGGAGATTTTACCTGTCATGAGAAATTCCAAGGTCAACCGGATACGATCCATCCTGGAATTTTATCTACTATATTAGATGAAATCATGATGAAAATCAATGAAGCGATGAACTTTGAGACCCAGACAGGCGAACTCACTGTTCGTTTTTTACAGCCCGCTTTTGTAAATGAGCCTCTGCATTTACGCGGATGGTTTGTTAAGAAGAACAAAAAAGTCATTGAGAATAGAGCTGAGATAGAGAATGAAATTGGCAAAATAGTTGCCCGTGGAAAGGGAAAATATATCGAAGCGGAAGACTAGATATTTATCGTGGTCAATATGCCGATGTGGTGGAATTGGTAGACGCAGTGGATTCAAAATCCACCGAGGGCAACCTCTTGCCGGTTCGATTCCGGCCATCGGTACCAAGTTTATTTTTTGGCTAAAGACTTGGCTTTCTCAGTAGGGAGAACAACCACATCCCTACTTTCCCAAGCTTCAATAATTCCTGCTACAACCTCCATCGGATTCTCAAAGTTTTTACTTAAAACTTGAATAATCTTCAAAAAACCATCCTTATCTCCTAAGGAATTTTCAGGTAAACCCGTTCGAACACCTGCGGGACAACTCACAGAAACTTTTACATTTGTTCCGACACATTCCATTGCGAGTGCGCGTGCGAATCCCACTAAACCAAACTTAGCTGAAGTATAAATGGACATATTCTTTACAGCAGGAAGGAGCCCAGCAATCGCGGACACTATATGAATATGTCCTTTGCCTTTTTTCTCAAAAAATCTTTTGGATATCTGAGCTATTGCCACAGGAGCAAGCAAATCCACAAGATAGGTATGATGAATGTCATCTAAACTCATATCTGCAAATGCTCCGTAATAAGCAGAACCTGACGCAATAACGACTGTAGTCGGATCGGATTCTTCTATTATTTTCGAAAAGCTATTCTGTATATTCACGAGTTCATCGTGTAGATCTAACCTGTACAATCGATCTTGATTCCAAAAACTTTCTGTAGGTTTATGATTCCGGTATGTGCCATAAATATTAGCTCCAGCATTGAACAAAGTCTCTGCAAATGCGGAACCAATTCCACCATTGGATCCTATGATCAAAATGTTCTGATTTTTAAGTTGAGTATTTTCCACATTTTTTAGACTAATGAATTGCTCGCATCAATCTCCAATTAGGAAAACTATTGTTAAAATGTTATTCGAAGAAGGAGTAAACTATTTTTTTTTCAAGGGAAGTCCCGATTCTGTGATTAGAATCGACTCATCCATTCAATCCTTCTATGATTTTCCGATCAAAAAAATTCCTAAACTGCCTTCTCTATTCTCTGATCCTTCTCTAGCACCAAGATTTTTATATGATATTCGTTGGAATAGACGGAACTATCCATCAAAGGAAATAAATATCCCAGATTACATTTCCAAATCGAATCAATCTAATCCCAAACCTGAAATTTTTACAAAAAAATCTTACCAATACCAAATTGGAGGCCTTATCTCAGGGAAACATTTTCTTGAACGAACCACAAGAAATCAGATGATCTCTACACGCTATCTTTCTCTTCGTGATATCGTTAATCCGAACTACAATGAAAACGAAGTTTTAGAAGAAATTGACAAACTCTACTTCAAGAAAGGAGATAAGAATACACTTTCTAAGTTGGTCAAAATTTTATACGCAGGGAAACCTAGCGAAGAAAGAGATATAATTGCGAACCTTTTTGCTCACGAGCCAACATTTGCAAATTTCCTGAGAAACCAAATATTTCATATAGAAATTCTACCTTTAATCCATGGAATTTTTCTCCAGGAAATACTTGCAAAGATGGATGAAAGATTTATAAAACATTCCTTGCCGACATTATCTGCACCTGTGAGAAGAGTCATAGAAAAGTCTGTCTCTAAGAATAAATTCTCAAGTATTCTCAATTCTCCAAGCATGGAACCGCCGCAAGGTGAATCATTGGTAGAAAAAATTGAAGCCTTAATATTTAGTAGATTTTCGAGAAGTATCTATTATGAAGAAGGTAATTATATAAGCTATAGAATTCCGAAGCAAGGCAACGATGATTATATTCAATCATTCGTTGGAACTAATACAAATCGATTTAATTTTGTGACAACAATTACTCAACCATCCAATCAAGCAGAGCAAACTTCAATTAGAGATTCGGAGACATTCATAGAATTTTTCTCGCAATCTGGCAATCACCTATTCTTTAGAATTCTAGATTGGATAGATATCATTCGATTTGATACGATCATTCATCTGCGAGAATTTGAGTCCATTGAGTACTATCGCCTTCCTCCTGGACTCATAATTACAATTCCCTACTATGCAACATCCAAATACACAATAGGTTGCGGAATTACGAAATCTCGAAAATCCTTTGAATTTTTGCTACTGGGTTTTGCCTATTGAAATAGAAAAAGATTTCCTAATAAACAATTATGCAATTCCAATCCTATTTAGTTTTGATTCTCGAGATTGCATCTAACCAAAGTTTGATTTCTTTATCTCTCGCATCTTGCTTCATAGAAGGTTTAAATTCCGTTGCTTTATTGTCCAAAGATTTTAAGTAAGCCAATGAAGGAAAGAATCCTGTTTCCAATCCTGCAAGATAGGCTGCTCCAAGAACAGTAGTGTCAACATTGGACGGTCGAACTACTTTTGTATTCAAAATATCTGATTGGTATTGCATAAGAAATTTATTGGAAGTAGCTCCACCGTCAACACGCAAAACTTTCAAAGATTTGCCAGTGTCTTTTTCCATAGCTTTTACCAATTCATAAGATTGAAGCGCAATCGATTTGAGTGCTGCTCTCGTAATCTGCGCGGGAGTCGTATCTCGAGACAAACCAAATATTGCACCACGAGCATCCATATCCCAATGAGGTGCGCCTAATCCTGCAAAGGCTGGCACAAAAACGATATCATCTTCCGATTTCAATTTTTTTACTAATTTTTCAGAATCTGCAGATTTAGGAAAAAACTTAAGATTATCACGCAAGTATTGTATTACAGCACCACCGATAAAGATTGATCCTTCCAAACAATATACCGTTCGTCCTTCACCACCTAATGCTAAAGTTGTGACCAATCCGCTATTGGATAGTTTGAATTCGTCACCAGTATTGAATAAGAGAAAGCATCCTGTTCCATACGTATTTTTTGCTTCTCCCACTTCTGTACACAATTGACCAAAAAGCGCGCCTTGCTGATCACCAACGAGGGAGGCGATCGGAATTCCATCAGGAATCCCTTTTAAGTTCTGTGTAGTTCCAAATAAGGATCTTGAATTCTGAACTTCAGGAAGAATGGACTTCGGTATTGAGAGAATATCTAATAGTTCTTGATCCCATACTTTATCTTTAATATTATAAATCAATGTTCTAGAAGCATTAGTGTAGTCTGTTTTATGGGATCTACCGTCTGTTAGCTTGTATAAGAGCCAAGAATCAATCGTTCCAAATTGAATGTCTCCCATTTCAGCCTTTTGTCTGACACCTTTAACATTATCGAGAATCCATTTGATCTTCGTTCCACTAAAATATGCATCAATGACAAGTCCTGTTTTTTTTCTAAAAAGATGTTCCAGGTGTTTGGATTTGAGTTCTTGGCAATAAGCAGACGTTCTACGACATTGCCACACGATTGCATTGTAAACAGGCTTTCCTGTTTTTCTATCCCATAATACAGTTGTTTCTCTTTGATTGGTAATTCCAATTGCGACTGCATCCTTTAGAGAAAGTCCACCTTCGCTTACAGCTTGTTTAATTAATTTTAAAGTTTTATTCCAGATTTCTTCTGGATCATGTTCAACCCAACTTGGTTTTGGGAAATGCTGCTTGAATTCTTGATAGGCTGAAGAGATAGCCTTGCCTTTATCGTTAAAGCAATAGGTTCGTATTCCTGTAGTTCCAGCGTCGATTCCAATGATGAATGATTTTTTATTGTGCATTGAATTGCTTCCTTTTAAAATTAAATTTCAATTTCTAGACCTTCGTAGGCCATTTTTATCTCTAAACGTCCAGATGCGTCAAACATTTCTTTGTATTTCAATGCTCGCAAAAACACCGCATCCAATTTCTCATCATCATAAGAAGGATCATGATGAAACATAACCAATTTCTTGACCCCTGCTCGAAGAGCAATATCAGTTGCCATGGAAGCAGAACTATGACCCCAGTCAATTTTTTGCAAAGATTCTTCAAATGTATATTGGGTATCAAAAACCAAGACATCTGCACCCTGAAAATATTCAAGATACTGATCAATATTATCCATTTCATCTAAATTGAATTCAGCATCACTCGCAAATATCAGAGACTTGTCACCCTCACTGAATCTATACGAAAAGCTCCCACCTGGATGGCGCATAGACTTACTTGTGACGGAAATATGTGGGCCTAAATTAAAACTCTCGCCCTCTGCATGCTCAATAAATGTTTTCTCAGCAAGATATTGATCTAATGGAACTGGGAAATGAGTAAATGCATGTTGGTATCTAAGTCTTTCTTCCAATTTATTCATGGCAGTATGAAATTCAAATTTGTTACCAGGAATAAACAAAGGAACAAAGAAAGGCATACCTTGTATATGATCCCAATGTGTATGAGTCATTACCCAATAGGCCTCACCTTTTCCCTTTCCAAATTCTTTTTCCATCAATTGGTTTCCTAGATCACGAACTCCTGTGCCTGAATCGAGAAGAATCAAGCGATCTTCCTTATCTCGGATCTCTAAAGATGTGGTGTTACCCCCGTAAGTACTGTGTCGGGAAAAAGATAAGCCGTCCAGAAATCTTTGAATACTTTCTGAACTCTGCAAATCCATGGGTGTTGCAAGCGTAAGAATCGATTCAATTTTCGATCGAATGTATTCTGGTCTTACTGGAGAACCGATGGAGCCTCTGACTCCCCAAAATTTTACTCTCATAGTTGGATGTACAATTGAATGAAATCCCCCTTATGTTTTTCCACTGAATTTTTATTTTTTTTGTTGAAATCATAGAAAAAATAGAAAAACTGGGGGCTTAACTATGTTCTCAACTGAAATCAAAAAAGAAAACGGAATCTGTACCATAATGATCAATGGAAGCGTAAGCCTCAAGAATGCTGTCCAGATGAAAGATACAATCATACAACAAGCGGATGCTGGGAACTTGAATATAGTATTAGAATTTACTGATTCAGTCTATCTAGACAGTTCTGGCATTGGTGCTATATTCAACGCACAGAAATATCTTTCTGAAAAGAACGGCAATCTTAAGTTAAAAAATGTTTCTAAAGATGTTATGACAATCTTAAGGATTGCCAATCTTGATAAACACCTTGATATTATTAAATAATAAACCTATACTTTCAATTCTTGAATTGTATAAATAAGAAAAGATACAATTCCACTAAACACATAGAAAAAGATCACACCGTATAGAACCCAAGGCCAGCGCTCAGCACCGATCTGGTATACCAACAATAAAAGTCCAGTAATAACAATCGCTAACTTACCCCATGTAAACTTGCCTCGAATCGCAACTTGAGGTTTAGAATATCGAATCGTCGATACCATAAGAACTGCAACTAGAACAAACATTGCAATAGCTAAAAATGCAGGAACAGGAATCACTTTCGTCGCCATTGGAAATATTCCAACGATGACTCCTGCAACAGGAGATGGTAGACCAGTAAATGAATGTGGATCACTTGCGACATTGAATCGAGCCAATCTATATGCAGCACAAATTGGAAAAAGTGCAGCTATCAACATCCCAACAGGAAAAAGATCCGTCTGGTTGAATAAATCTATTTTGAAATCCTCGAATACCATTTTATACATAAGAAATCCAGGAGCGATTCCAAAAGTAGTAAGGTCAGCAAGACTATCTAGATCTGCACCAAGCTCAGTTGTAGCGTCTAAAGCACGAGCAGCCATCCCGTCAAATCCGTCAAATAATGCTGCCAATATTATTAGAAATCCAGATAAGGAATAATATCTAATTGCGGAAGGATCGTTTTTTGTTATTTCTGATGCAACGAGCATTGCAGCAAACCCAAGAGTTAAGTTGCCTAAGGTCAAAGTGTTCGGAATCCATGCGAGTTTCTTTTTCATTTTATTTCACTCATTGTATTATTTATAAATCTTTTAGGACTTACTCTAAAGTCCAAGCCTTCCACATATCCTTCACTATATAAATGATAACCGAGACATCCAATCATAGCGCCATTATCAGTGCAAAGTAGTTTTGATTGTGGATATATAATTCTTAGATTATCAGACTCGTGCAGATTGTCCAGCTTCTTTCTAAGAGTGCTATTTGCAAGGACTCCACCTCCCGCAACAACTGTTGAAATCCCTGTAAGCTTGCAGGCTTTTTTGATATTTCTGATCACATGATCAAAGCAGGATTCTTGGAATTCAAATGCAATCCGATCAGTATCCAGATTTGGATTGTCGCGAACAAGATAGAGAAGAGCTGTCTTAAGTCCGCTAAACGAAAAACTTAGATCGTCTGCCTTAGCTCCAGCCATGAGTCTAGGAAGTAGATTTACTTTTAGATCCTTTTGATTACCTTGAACCCTTTGTAAATATTGGTTCGCTTGAGCTTCCACATGGGGTCCTCCCGGATAAGGAAGCTTCAAAATGGAAGCTGCCTTATCGAAGGCTTCACCCAAAGCATCATCCAATGTATCGCCGATTTTTTCTAATTTTTTCCAACCATGATGGATGTAGAGACTGGAATTGCCACCAGATAGCAATAAACCAAGATACGGAAAATTCAATTCTTCACCATTTATATCCAACTTATCTTTGCCCTTGGATACTTTGGATGAGTCATCTGCCTTGGAAGGATTATTTAACCGAACAGCTGCTATATGAGCCTCAAGATGGTCACAGGGAACTATCGGTGTTCCATGAACCAAACCAATACATCTTGCAAGCATTGCACCAATCATAAGAGAACCCATGAGTCCAGGATTGGATGCAACAGCCACATAAGATAGTTCGGTTAGCTCAATATTTGCTTCAAGCAAAGCAGATTCCAAAATGGAATTGATCTTTTCTAAATGCGCTCTTGACGCAATTTCAGGAACGACTCCCTTGTAAACTGCGTGAGCATCAATCTGACTGTATATCTTGAGGGATCTTATGATCCTCCCATCCTCTACGACTCCAATAGATGTTTCGTCGCAGGAGGATTCGATTCCCAATCCTATCATGGATTGGAAAGTTTTTGTATTGCAGTCTCTAGCTGGGGATCAAATTCCCGATTGATCAGAGCAGGTTTCTTACCAACCATAGTCTCTGAGAAATAAAGAAACTTAGCAAATGAATCCGGTAAGGAAATTTTTTCTTTCTTAATTCGATTGAGGAACTCATTCGAATTAGTAGAATTGTATTCTGGTTTTTCTTTTGCAAATTCTTTTAGAATTCCAGATTTAGCTAATTTCTCAAGATAGAATTTATCTTCTTCTCGTGCTGTGAGAGGTTCAACGACAAAGTCAGGCTCAATTCCTTTACCATGTATAGAAACTCCCGATGGAGTATAGTATTTTTGAATCGTGAGCGCAACCGCAGTGTCATGTGGAAGATTGTAGATATTTTGCACACTTCCCTTTCCAAATGATTTGGTTCCAAGTAAAGTCGCTCGTTTTTGGTCTTTTAAAGCACCCGCTACAATTTCTGAGGCACTCGCAGAACCGTTGTTCATCAATATAATAATAGGAATCTTTAGAAATTTATTAGGAGAGTTTCCAGATTTATAGGATCGAATCATCTTACCTTCACGCCCTCTAACTGAAACAACTTCTTTGCCCGACTCGAGGAATAGCTCAGAAATCTGAACCGAAAGATCTAAAAGACCACCTGGGTTATTTCTAAAATCTAAAACTAATCCTTTTGCACCCTTCTTTTCAAAACCGGAAACTGCTTCCGCAAATTCTTTCGCTGTTGTATCTTTACCCATAAACTGAAGCAATCGTATGTAGCCTATTTTTTCTTTTTCGATAAAGGCAGTTTTCATATACTGAATCTTAATCATTTCACGAACTAAATCTACATCAAAAGGTTTTTGGTTCTTGCGCTCGATTTTGAGGCTGATCCCAGTTCCCACTTCTCCACGCATCATTCCGATTGCTTCATTTAGATTCATGGACTGAGTTTTGGCACCGTTGATTTCAATGATTTTGTCTTCGGGCATAAGTCCCGCACGAGATGCAGGAGTATCATCGATGGGAGATACAATTACAATTTTACCATCAAGAAAAATAACTTCAATTCCCAATCCACCAAAAGTTCCTCTTGTTTCCGATTGCAATTCTTTGTATTCATCTTTGGATAGAAATCTGGTATGAGGATCCTTGAGGCTTGCAAGGATTCCTTGGATTGCACCTTTGTAGAGCTCAGGTTCATTTACTTTCTCAACATAATCCGTTTCCAGATATGAAACAATTTCATGCAAAATTTGCAGATACTCTTCAGATTCCCCAGATAAAGCTCTTACTTTTTGAAATGGATAAAAGCTCGTAATTCCAATGAAGATTCCAATACTGAAATATAATAATTTGGAAGATAATTTCATTCTGACCTCGTAATTAATTTGTGCAATTCAGGCTTTTTCTCTCTAAGCAATTCTAGTGTCTGATCGGGATCTAAGCGAAATACTTTACAGGAGTCCTTGAATATCTGTAGATCCGAAGTAAGAGTTGCACCCTCTTTGACAGTGATTCCTTCAGCAACGCGAGTCTGAGCGAGTTTTTCTAGAACTCGATTGAGATCGGCTTCAGTAACATTTTCCTTATTGGGTGCACAGAACAAAACTAGCGAAAAGAAAAAAAGCAGAATAGAAGTATAGATTGGTTTCAAATTTTCCTCTACGTTTAGACTGAAAATTCAAGGACCAAAGGTCAATTAGTAAAATCTATAGATTCCAATCAATTTACCCATAACTTGCGCTTTTTTAGATTTTATTGGTTTCAATTTGGCATTTCTAGGTTCTAGTCGAATATGATCCGATTCTTTGTAAAAAACTTTTAGAGTAGCTTCATCTTCGACTAAAGCAACAACAATCTCACCATTCCTCGCGGTTTCTTTTTTCTGGATGATTGCTAAATCACCGTCGTTGATACCTGCTTCGATCATAGAATCACCAACGACTCTTAAAGCAAAAGTTCCAGGTTTTTTCGCAAGACGGTCTGGAATGGGAATATAACCTTCCACGTTTTCTTCAGCTAGAATCGGCATCCCAGCTGCAACTCGACCCAGAACTGGAATAGTCATAACTTGAGCTGGAAGAGATTCCAGAGCGTCGTTTCTTGTCAGCTCAATTGCACGAGACTGATTCTTTTGAGTCTTAATAAATCCTTTCTTCTCAATTGCCTTGAGATGATCGTAAGCTCCCTTAGCCGTGATTTCGAACTTATCCCCAATCTCGCGAATGGTTGGCGGCATTCCACGTTCTTTCATGGAATTCAAAATAAATTTATATACTAGTTCTTGCTTGTCAGTGAGGTCTTTCATACTACTATACAAGTAAAAAGGAAATATATGTTATGTCAAATAAAAAATCAGATTTTCAGGTATTCACTTTTGAGCAAAAAAGATCCATCAGAAATCACTTCATCCGTAAGTTCAATTCCCGATATGATCTCAATTCGATCATCAACTGCTTGCCCGGTTTCCACTTTTTTCGCTGTGAAACTTCCGTCATCATTGCGAATAAAAACAATTTTCTCACCTTCTATAGAATGCACACATACACTAGGTAGAGAATAGAATTTCTTTTTTTCATCGCTTGAAACCAAACCTTGAACGACAGCACTGATCGATTGACCTGGACGCAATTTTCCTTTTGCAT of Leptospira sp. GIMC2001 contains these proteins:
- a CDS encoding peroxiredoxin, with the translated sequence MPQVTSQAPEFKATAVIGESFKEIKLSEYKGKWVVLFFYPLDFTFVCPTEIIDYDTKLDEFKKLGAEVLGVSIDSEYSHLAWKKTSRKEGGIGDIRYPLIADVTKEISKSFGVLLDTGVALRGTFIIDPSGVIRQATVNDLPVGRNIDEAIRLIKAFQFVEKHGEVCPANWDEGKKSMKADPKGSKEYFSSVN
- a CDS encoding PaaI family thioesterase; its protein translation is MKAVAKKNMSFGSSPDNQDGLQLKITFDEDTKTAYGDFTCHEKFQGQPDTIHPGILSTILDEIMMKINEAMNFETQTGELTVRFLQPAFVNEPLHLRGWFVKKNKKVIENRAEIENEIGKIVARGKGKYIEAED
- a CDS encoding SDR family NAD(P)-dependent oxidoreductase, yielding MENTQLKNQNILIIGSNGGIGSAFAETLFNAGANIYGTYRNHKPTESFWNQDRLYRLDLHDELVNIQNSFSKIIEESDPTTVVIASGSAYYGAFADMSLDDIHHTYLVDLLAPVAIAQISKRFFEKKGKGHIHIVSAIAGLLPAVKNMSIYTSAKFGLVGFARALAMECVGTNVKVSVSCPAGVRTGLPENSLGDKDGFLKIIQVLSKNFENPMEVVAGIIEAWESRDVVVLPTEKAKSLAKK
- a CDS encoding flagellar motor switch protein FliG, with protein sequence MLFEEGVNYFFFKGSPDSVIRIDSSIQSFYDFPIKKIPKLPSLFSDPSLAPRFLYDIRWNRRNYPSKEINIPDYISKSNQSNPKPEIFTKKSYQYQIGGLISGKHFLERTTRNQMISTRYLSLRDIVNPNYNENEVLEEIDKLYFKKGDKNTLSKLVKILYAGKPSEERDIIANLFAHEPTFANFLRNQIFHIEILPLIHGIFLQEILAKMDERFIKHSLPTLSAPVRRVIEKSVSKNKFSSILNSPSMEPPQGESLVEKIEALIFSRFSRSIYYEEGNYISYRIPKQGNDDYIQSFVGTNTNRFNFVTTITQPSNQAEQTSIRDSETFIEFFSQSGNHLFFRILDWIDIIRFDTIIHLREFESIEYYRLPPGLIITIPYYATSKYTIGCGITKSRKSFEFLLLGFAY
- the glpK gene encoding glycerol kinase GlpK; the protein is MHNKKSFIIGIDAGTTGIRTYCFNDKGKAISSAYQEFKQHFPKPSWVEHDPEEIWNKTLKLIKQAVSEGGLSLKDAVAIGITNQRETTVLWDRKTGKPVYNAIVWQCRRTSAYCQELKSKHLEHLFRKKTGLVIDAYFSGTKIKWILDNVKGVRQKAEMGDIQFGTIDSWLLYKLTDGRSHKTDYTNASRTLIYNIKDKVWDQELLDILSIPKSILPEVQNSRSLFGTTQNLKGIPDGIPIASLVGDQQGALFGQLCTEVGEAKNTYGTGCFLLFNTGDEFKLSNSGLVTTLALGGEGRTVYCLEGSIFIGGAVIQYLRDNLKFFPKSADSEKLVKKLKSEDDIVFVPAFAGLGAPHWDMDARGAIFGLSRDTTPAQITRAALKSIALQSYELVKAMEKDTGKSLKVLRVDGGATSNKFLMQYQSDILNTKVVRPSNVDTTVLGAAYLAGLETGFFPSLAYLKSLDNKATEFKPSMKQDARDKEIKLWLDAISRIKTK
- a CDS encoding MBL fold metallo-hydrolase; amino-acid sequence: MRVKFWGVRGSIGSPVRPEYIRSKIESILTLATPMDLQSSESIQRFLDGLSFSRHSTYGGNTTSLEIRDKEDRLILLDSGTGVRDLGNQLMEKEFGKGKGEAYWVMTHTHWDHIQGMPFFVPLFIPGNKFEFHTAMNKLEERLRYQHAFTHFPVPLDQYLAEKTFIEHAEGESFNLGPHISVTSKSMRHPGGSFSYRFSEGDKSLIFASDAEFNLDEMDNIDQYLEYFQGADVLVFDTQYTFEESLQKIDWGHSSASMATDIALRAGVKKLVMFHHDPSYDDEKLDAVFLRALKYKEMFDASGRLEIKMAYEGLEIEI
- a CDS encoding STAS domain-containing protein, whose product is MFSTEIKKENGICTIMINGSVSLKNAVQMKDTIIQQADAGNLNIVLEFTDSVYLDSSGIGAIFNAQKYLSEKNGNLKLKNVSKDVMTILRIANLDKHLDIIK
- a CDS encoding CDP-alcohol phosphatidyltransferase family protein is translated as MKKKLAWIPNTLTLGNLTLGFAAMLVASEITKNDPSAIRYYSLSGFLIILAALFDGFDGMAARALDATTELGADLDSLADLTTFGIAPGFLMYKMVFEDFKIDLFNQTDLFPVGMLIAALFPICAAYRLARFNVASDPHSFTGLPSPVAGVIVGIFPMATKVIPVPAFLAIAMFVLVAVLMVSTIRYSKPQVAIRGKFTWGKLAIVITGLLLLVYQIGAERWPWVLYGVIFFYVFSGIVSFLIYTIQELKV
- the tsaD gene encoding tRNA (adenosine(37)-N6)-threonylcarbamoyltransferase complex transferase subunit TsaD is translated as MIGLGIESSCDETSIGVVEDGRIIRSLKIYSQIDAHAVYKGVVPEIASRAHLEKINSILESALLEANIELTELSYVAVASNPGLMGSLMIGAMLARCIGLVHGTPIVPCDHLEAHIAAVRLNNPSKADDSSKVSKGKDKLDINGEELNFPYLGLLLSGGNSSLYIHHGWKKLEKIGDTLDDALGEAFDKAASILKLPYPGGPHVEAQANQYLQRVQGNQKDLKVNLLPRLMAGAKADDLSFSFSGLKTALLYLVRDNPNLDTDRIAFEFQESCFDHVIRNIKKACKLTGISTVVAGGGVLANSTLRKKLDNLHESDNLRIIYPQSKLLCTDNGAMIGCLGYHLYSEGYVEGLDFRVSPKRFINNTMSEIK